One window of the Desulfovibrio sp. genome contains the following:
- a CDS encoding glycosyltransferase family 2 protein, whose translation MRRTIISVVAPVYCEGDQLPEFVASLTAELGQLKTSTGLDHEVVLVDDGSSDNTWEVMRTLTAQYSCLRCLRLSRNFGKDAALSAGLAATRGDAVITMDSDMQHPASLIPEMVALWRTGNVDVVDVCKQERQVESLLSKVCAMSFYRLFEMLTSYDLRGSGDFKLLDRKVVEAWKNLGERKLFYRGLTSWMGFRHEQIMFTPCLRCGGSSKWSLARRVTLAVDSMTSFSGKPLLLIGIITLLFYALSFFVGCEALWSYATGHARSGFTTVILLILLTGSAILTGLCIMSAYIHHAFIELKGRPRYLLAETLEAQNTDS comes from the coding sequence ATGCGTCGAACCATTATTTCTGTTGTTGCTCCAGTCTACTGCGAAGGCGACCAGCTGCCCGAATTTGTGGCATCACTTACGGCAGAACTGGGCCAGCTTAAAACGAGTACGGGTCTGGATCATGAGGTGGTGCTCGTTGACGACGGCTCATCCGACAATACATGGGAAGTCATGCGCACGCTCACTGCGCAGTATTCCTGCCTGCGCTGCCTGCGCCTGAGCCGAAATTTCGGCAAGGATGCGGCCCTCTCTGCCGGGCTGGCTGCCACACGTGGCGATGCCGTCATCACCATGGACAGCGACATGCAGCATCCGGCCTCGCTCATTCCAGAAATGGTCGCCTTGTGGCGCACCGGCAATGTGGACGTGGTCGACGTTTGCAAGCAGGAGCGGCAGGTGGAATCGCTGCTCAGCAAAGTATGCGCCATGTCTTTTTACCGCCTTTTTGAAATGCTCACCTCTTATGACCTGAGGGGATCGGGCGATTTCAAGCTGCTTGACCGCAAGGTGGTCGAAGCATGGAAAAATCTTGGCGAACGCAAGCTCTTTTATCGCGGCCTCACCTCATGGATGGGCTTTCGGCACGAGCAGATCATGTTCACACCCTGCCTGCGGTGTGGCGGGTCAAGCAAATGGAGCCTTGCCCGCAGGGTAACCCTGGCGGTGGATTCCATGACCTCGTTCAGCGGCAAGCCCCTGCTGCTCATCGGCATCATTACCCTGCTGTTTTACGCACTGTCGTTCTTTGTGGGCTGCGAGGCGCTCTGGAGCTATGCCACGGGGCATGCCCGATCGGGCTTCACCACGGTTATTCTGCTTATTCTGCTCACGGGTAGCGCCATTCTCACGGGCCTTTGCATCATGTCAGCGTACATCCATCACGCTTTTATCGAGCTGAAAGGCAGACCTCGCTACCTGCTGGCAGAAACGCTGGAAGCCCAAAATACGGATTCCTGA
- a CDS encoding ChbG/HpnK family deacetylase, translated as MSRHAATDSAESMRFIVHADDCGLTRQISDDIFDCLACGPLNSVSVIMGGTHAVASLQKLARMPHVRTCLHLNILEGLCTAPVAQVRPIVNAEGIFRYGLGQMLALLAAGTGTKKRTLLSAIRTELEAQADAFAAAFSLMDSRRGLHLDGHLHIHSIPALRQTMTEFMRERRPTYVRLPKEPAHVAPLPFLPLVVGCARRALLAYWSKGLEALLDRAGIAHNSYFCGLVSGGSLTADRVAASLAAIARKRQPAQLVEIMCHPGGISQTNSAADEEENDAAPVRHNSFYTSPARKVEKSMLLDTSLSQVLARYGTVQSF; from the coding sequence ATGTCGCGGCATGCAGCCACAGACAGTGCAGAATCCATGCGCTTTATTGTCCACGCCGATGACTGCGGCCTGACCCGCCAGATCAGCGATGACATTTTTGACTGCCTTGCCTGCGGGCCCCTCAATTCCGTATCTGTAATCATGGGCGGTACGCACGCGGTTGCAAGTCTGCAAAAACTTGCCCGCATGCCGCATGTGCGCACATGCCTGCACCTCAACATCCTGGAAGGACTCTGCACCGCACCGGTGGCGCAGGTACGGCCAATTGTGAATGCTGAAGGCATTTTTCGCTACGGCCTTGGACAAATGCTCGCCCTGCTTGCCGCTGGCACGGGTACCAAAAAGCGAACCCTGCTCTCGGCCATACGCACCGAGCTGGAAGCACAGGCAGACGCTTTTGCCGCAGCTTTTTCACTGATGGATTCGCGTAGGGGCCTGCATCTTGACGGGCACCTGCATATCCACAGCATACCGGCCCTGCGCCAGACCATGACCGAATTCATGCGAGAGCGCAGGCCAACATACGTGCGCCTGCCCAAGGAGCCCGCACACGTTGCCCCCCTGCCCTTTTTGCCGCTTGTGGTGGGCTGCGCACGGCGCGCCCTGCTGGCCTACTGGTCAAAGGGGCTTGAGGCCCTGCTTGACCGCGCAGGCATCGCCCACAACAGCTATTTTTGCGGACTTGTTTCTGGCGGCAGCCTCACGGCAGACAGGGTGGCTGCGTCTCTGGCCGCCATTGCGCGCAAGCGGCAGCCTGCGCAGCTTGTAGAAATAATGTGCCACCCCGGCGGCATAAGCCAGACAAACAGCGCTGCCGACGAAGAAGAAAACGACGCAGCCCCTGTACGCCATAACAGTTTTTACACCAGCCCCGCCCGCAAGGTGGAAAAATCCATGCTGCTTGACACCAGCCTGAGCCAGGTTCTGGCCCGTTACGGCACGGTACAGTCCTTTTAA
- a CDS encoding methyl-accepting chemotaxis protein — protein MNLLKHTRLQTKLIAGFVLSSLVTLAVGVFAVIELHKVNEADTVLYERATVPMKDLLRLSVGFQRIRVNMQGIVGASTETEVQQRIAQIERLRKDIDESSTAVEKTLISDEAKRIIEEYKVHRAAFRQMTDKVIKLKSSGDSQGAEAFLDGEGQTLANQYQDGINRLVKSKEEQGHILAEKNNNLASFSTKMIFLAIALGFFFSVALGILLTRAVMKQLGEDPGYLAEVAGKIAGGDLNVAFRPQKRQGGVYHVLQNMVATMKDKIAEAEQKSQEAAQQAQQAELATQEAQAAKAQAERARAEGMLQAAHQLEGVVEVVSTVTEQLSALIEQSSRGAEEQSHRVTVTSSAMEEMNATVGEVAENAAKASETSDSARIKAQEGAQMVSNVVNDITAVQRQSIEVKTDMAALGKQADGIGQIMSVISDIADQTNLLALNAAIEAARAGDAGRGFAVVADEVRKLAEKTMSATQEVGGVIRGIQEGTRKSIDGVERSVSIIEGATQRATISGESLAQIVTLVEQASDQVRSIATASEEQSASSEEISRAVEQVATISAETAQAMNRASEAMSEMTRQAQVLRQLIGEMKAG, from the coding sequence ATGAACCTTTTGAAACATACTCGGTTGCAGACAAAGCTGATCGCGGGCTTTGTGCTTTCGTCTCTGGTTACCCTGGCAGTAGGTGTGTTTGCCGTTATTGAGCTGCACAAGGTTAACGAAGCTGATACCGTGCTGTACGAACGGGCTACTGTACCCATGAAGGACCTGTTGCGCCTGTCAGTGGGTTTTCAACGTATCCGGGTGAACATGCAGGGTATTGTGGGCGCCTCTACCGAGACGGAAGTACAGCAGCGCATTGCCCAGATAGAAAGACTGCGCAAAGACATTGATGAAAGTTCCACAGCTGTGGAAAAAACGCTTATTTCCGACGAAGCAAAAAGGATAATCGAGGAATACAAGGTCCACCGTGCCGCGTTCAGGCAGATGACCGACAAGGTCATAAAGCTGAAGAGCTCCGGTGATAGCCAGGGTGCGGAAGCTTTTTTGGACGGTGAAGGCCAGACGCTTGCCAACCAGTATCAGGATGGCATCAACCGGCTGGTTAAATCCAAGGAAGAGCAGGGGCATATTCTGGCAGAGAAGAATAACAATCTTGCCAGTTTTTCCACAAAAATGATTTTTCTCGCCATTGCCCTTGGGTTCTTTTTTTCGGTGGCTCTGGGCATTCTGCTTACCCGCGCAGTCATGAAGCAGCTGGGTGAAGACCCAGGCTATCTGGCCGAGGTGGCAGGCAAGATCGCCGGCGGCGACCTGAACGTGGCGTTTCGCCCGCAAAAAAGGCAGGGCGGCGTGTACCATGTACTGCAAAACATGGTTGCAACCATGAAGGACAAGATCGCCGAAGCGGAGCAGAAAAGCCAGGAAGCAGCGCAACAGGCGCAGCAGGCTGAGCTGGCCACGCAGGAGGCGCAAGCCGCCAAGGCTCAGGCCGAACGTGCCCGGGCCGAGGGCATGCTGCAGGCCGCGCATCAGCTTGAGGGCGTGGTTGAGGTCGTTTCTACCGTTACCGAACAGCTTTCAGCCCTGATTGAACAGTCGAGCCGCGGGGCCGAGGAGCAGTCGCACCGGGTTACCGTGACCTCTTCTGCCATGGAAGAAATGAACGCCACGGTGGGAGAAGTTGCCGAAAATGCCGCCAAGGCCTCTGAAACTTCAGATTCTGCCCGCATCAAGGCGCAGGAAGGCGCGCAGATGGTCAGCAATGTGGTGAACGACATCACGGCGGTACAGCGTCAGTCCATAGAGGTAAAAACAGACATGGCTGCTCTCGGCAAACAGGCCGACGGCATTGGGCAGATCATGAGCGTTATTTCCGATATCGCCGACCAGACCAACCTGCTGGCGCTCAATGCCGCCATTGAAGCGGCCCGCGCTGGCGACGCCGGGCGCGGCTTTGCCGTGGTGGCCGACGAAGTGCGCAAGCTGGCAGAAAAAACCATGTCTGCCACGCAGGAAGTGGGCGGGGTTATTCGCGGTATTCAGGAAGGGACCCGCAAGAGCATTGATGGCGTGGAACGGTCTGTGTCCATTATTGAAGGTGCCACGCAGCGGGCCACAATATCAGGCGAATCACTTGCCCAGATAGTAACCCTGGTGGAACAGGCCAGCGATCAGGTGCGTTCCATAGCCACAGCCAGCGAAGAGCAGTCTGCCTCCAGCGAGGAAATAAGCCGCGCAGTGGAGCAGGTGGCCACAATCTCGGCAGAAACCGCGCAAGCCATGAACCGGGCCAGCGAGGCCATGTCTGAAATGACCCGGCAGGCGCAGGTTTTGCGCCAGTTGATAGGCGAAATGAAGGCGGGTTAA
- a CDS encoding AraC family transcriptional regulator has protein sequence METLSYQQRIGLVIRHIEQNLDTRPDLDELARIACFSPYHFHRIFSAMVGESVAAYVRRLLLERAAMQLGHSAESVMQIALGAGYDSVDAFTRAFRAHIGMLPSEYRRRRTYRQVVRKPGEDRPLFYHEMPQCHPMEVQIKRFAPRLVAAVRHTGPYEECGPAWDKLCGTLAASGLLSAESVAYGVSYDNPDITLPQKCRMDACVSLPPHMTQTSAELRALAQHEEIILRLVGSEQEYAALHVRGSYTLLHPAYRSLFGMWFPQSGREPFNDPGFEIYWNSPHSTPEEELLTEICIPLKSHSS, from the coding sequence GTGGAAACACTCAGCTACCAGCAACGCATCGGCCTTGTTATACGCCATATTGAGCAGAATCTGGACACTCGGCCCGATCTGGACGAACTGGCCCGCATTGCCTGTTTTTCTCCTTACCATTTCCACCGCATTTTTTCAGCAATGGTGGGTGAAAGTGTGGCGGCCTACGTGCGCAGGTTGCTGCTTGAACGCGCCGCCATGCAGCTTGGGCATTCGGCAGAATCAGTTATGCAGATTGCCCTTGGCGCGGGTTACGACAGTGTGGACGCATTTACCCGTGCCTTTCGCGCCCATATTGGCATGCTGCCCTCTGAATATCGCCGCAGGCGAACGTACAGGCAGGTGGTGCGCAAACCCGGTGAAGACCGGCCCCTGTTTTACCATGAAATGCCGCAATGCCACCCCATGGAAGTGCAGATCAAAAGGTTTGCCCCCCGTCTGGTGGCGGCGGTGCGGCATACTGGCCCCTATGAGGAATGCGGCCCGGCATGGGATAAACTGTGCGGCACGCTGGCGGCCAGCGGTCTGCTTTCGGCAGAATCAGTGGCGTATGGCGTAAGCTACGATAATCCAGACATAACTTTGCCACAAAAATGCCGTATGGATGCCTGTGTGAGTCTGCCCCCGCACATGACGCAAACAAGCGCGGAATTGCGTGCCCTGGCGCAACATGAGGAAATTATTTTGCGATTGGTAGGGAGCGAACAGGAATACGCGGCCTTGCATGTGAGGGGCTCCTACACACTGTTGCACCCGGCCTACCGCTCACTGTTTGGTATGTGGTTTCCGCAGAGCGGGCGCGAACCTTTTAATGATCCGGGCTTTGAAATTTACTGGAATTCACCGCATTCAACGCCAGAAGAAGAGTTGTTGACCGAGATATGTATCCCGCTCAAATCACACAGTTCCTGA
- a CDS encoding GyrI-like domain-containing protein: MSGFEVTIVDLAAKQLAGIKVRTSMAKAKQDCPALWQNFCPKMPDIFNKKSYGISVMLNEQDFDYWAAAEAPEGACPAGLESVGIPAGAYARCEVPNLESIGEGYMFMYQTWLASQGEWKLNVQAPCFELYSANWNPAMPFELFMPVMR, from the coding sequence ATGAGCGGATTTGAAGTAACGATTGTGGATCTCGCGGCCAAACAGCTTGCAGGTATCAAGGTGCGTACATCCATGGCCAAGGCCAAACAGGACTGCCCCGCCCTGTGGCAAAATTTCTGCCCAAAAATGCCCGACATTTTTAACAAAAAAAGCTACGGCATATCCGTCATGCTCAACGAGCAGGATTTTGATTACTGGGCCGCCGCAGAAGCGCCCGAGGGCGCATGCCCTGCAGGGCTTGAGTCCGTGGGCATTCCTGCTGGCGCCTACGCCCGCTGCGAGGTTCCCAATCTGGAAAGCATCGGTGAGGGTTACATGTTCATGTACCAGACATGGCTTGCCTCTCAGGGTGAGTGGAAGCTCAATGTTCAGGCCCCCTGCTTTGAACTGTATTCCGCAAACTGGAATCCGGCCATGCCCTTTGAACTGTTTATGCCAGTGATGCGATAG
- the cobI gene encoding precorrin-2 C(20)-methyltransferase gives MHGILYGVGVGPGAPDLLTLRAVRVLGEVDVILAAASPRNDFSAALDTARPHLRPDVRVQRLEFPMTRDKAVLHEAWRVAAQTTREVLESGQSAAFLTIGDPLVYSTFGYLMRTLGECAPHLTVEVVPGITSFQAAAARTRTVLCENGETLRIIPGINSRKSLEDSLQDSDTAVILKAYRNLPAIAEALDATRRLDSCLLASHVEQPAESVRQGLGGLVGTPPYMSLILSRKPKA, from the coding sequence ATGCATGGAATATTGTATGGTGTGGGCGTTGGCCCTGGCGCGCCCGACCTTTTGACCCTGCGGGCTGTTCGCGTGCTGGGCGAGGTAGATGTGATTCTTGCGGCCGCTTCGCCCCGCAATGACTTTTCTGCGGCGCTGGATACGGCCCGGCCTCATCTGCGCCCCGACGTGCGTGTGCAGCGGCTGGAGTTTCCCATGACGCGAGACAAGGCAGTGCTGCACGAGGCCTGGCGCGTTGCGGCGCAGACCACAAGGGAGGTGCTGGAGAGCGGGCAGAGCGCCGCCTTTCTGACCATTGGCGATCCACTTGTGTACAGCACCTTTGGTTACCTTATGCGTACCCTCGGTGAATGCGCGCCCCACCTGACGGTGGAGGTTGTGCCGGGTATTACGTCTTTTCAGGCGGCTGCCGCGCGCACCCGCACGGTGCTGTGCGAAAACGGCGAAACCCTGCGCATCATTCCCGGCATCAACAGCAGGAAGAGTCTGGAAGATTCGTTGCAAGATAGTGATACAGCCGTGATATTGAAGGCTTATCGTAACCTGCCTGCCATTGCAGAAGCTCTGGATGCCACCAGACGGCTGGATTCGTGTTTGCTGGCGAGCCATGTGGAGCAGCCTGCCGAGAGTGTGCGGCAGGGGCTTGGCGGGCTTGTGGGCACGCCGCCCTATATGTCGCTGATTTTGAGTCGGAAGCCGAAAGCGTAA
- a CDS encoding ABC transporter substrate-binding protein, producing the protein MTLCLTLTTGVRIASAEDVAASIVITDDTGTTITFDQPVRRVIALYGAFNEIFLALGAGDLLVARTAADGNLPELAALPAIGTHMRPNAELVLAQQPDVVVQLEGRSESQTQTENLRALGLKVLTFEVNSFERLFEVTQTLGRLVGREQGASALVTGWKQRLDAVRSRTAGKPAARIFYEVRYPNLLAAGRGGISSEILALAGGENVVTDSKKLVRFSEEALIAADPDVYLIQHGPMNPAPTPLAERDHYKGLRAVREGRVLVVDEERFARPGPRALDAVEELSDWLHR; encoded by the coding sequence ATGACGTTGTGCCTGACCCTGACGACGGGCGTGCGGATCGCCAGCGCTGAGGATGTTGCGGCCTCCATTGTCATTACCGACGATACGGGCACCACGATTACCTTTGACCAGCCTGTGCGGCGTGTGATTGCCCTGTACGGCGCGTTTAACGAGATTTTTCTGGCGCTGGGAGCGGGCGATCTGCTGGTGGCCCGCACCGCTGCCGACGGCAACCTGCCGGAGCTGGCCGCCCTGCCTGCCATTGGTACGCACATGCGCCCCAATGCGGAGCTTGTGCTGGCGCAGCAACCCGACGTGGTGGTGCAGCTTGAAGGTCGCAGCGAATCCCAGACCCAGACCGAAAACCTGCGCGCTCTGGGCCTCAAGGTGCTGACCTTTGAAGTCAATTCTTTTGAGCGACTGTTTGAGGTTACACAAACCCTGGGACGGCTTGTCGGGCGTGAACAGGGGGCTTCGGCCCTTGTGACCGGCTGGAAACAGCGGCTCGATGCAGTGCGTAGCCGCACAGCGGGCAAACCTGCAGCACGCATATTTTACGAGGTGCGCTATCCCAACCTGCTGGCAGCGGGGCGGGGTGGCATAAGCAGTGAAATACTGGCCCTTGCCGGTGGCGAAAATGTGGTTACCGACAGCAAAAAGCTGGTGCGCTTCAGTGAGGAAGCCCTGATTGCGGCAGACCCGGACGTGTACCTGATCCAGCACGGGCCGATGAATCCCGCCCCCACTCCTTTGGCCGAACGCGACCATTACAAGGGGCTGCGCGCCGTGCGTGAGGGGCGTGTACTGGTGGTGGACGAAGAACGTTTTGCCCGCCCCGGGCCCCGTGCTCTGGATGCGGTGGAAGAGCTGTCTGACTGGCTGCACCGCTGA
- a CDS encoding ABC transporter ATP-binding protein → MAAPYQIANGASGAPVLRVAGISAGYDEKAVLRRVELTLRAGECAALLGPNGSGKTTLLRAISGVLAPQGGDIELLGRPLATLSPRQRARMVAVVPQRGQLPQGLTARQMVLLGRFAHLGWLGAYGREDYAAADSALDETGAATLAHRRLTELSGGELQRVLLARALAQQSPLLLLDELAAGLDWARMVELFDLLERRRAAGACVLMAVHDCNLAALYATRLMGLKDGNLVFDGPVARVFTEENLGELYNIPISILPHPRFGLPQALLASACGPWRAAADCIADGANRAAGTDDVVPDPDDGRADRQR, encoded by the coding sequence ATGGCTGCACCGTATCAGATAGCGAACGGCGCATCCGGGGCTCCTGTTTTGCGGGTGGCTGGCATAAGCGCCGGGTATGATGAAAAAGCCGTGCTGCGCCGTGTGGAACTTACCCTGCGCGCCGGTGAGTGCGCGGCCCTGCTGGGCCCCAACGGCAGCGGCAAAACCACGCTGCTGCGCGCCATATCTGGTGTTCTTGCCCCGCAAGGGGGCGACATCGAACTTTTGGGCCGCCCGCTGGCGACGCTTTCACCACGGCAACGCGCCCGCATGGTGGCTGTTGTGCCCCAGCGCGGGCAGCTGCCGCAGGGTCTCACCGCCCGGCAAATGGTGCTGCTGGGGCGTTTTGCCCACCTTGGCTGGCTGGGGGCTTATGGCCGCGAGGATTACGCGGCGGCCGACAGCGCGCTTGATGAAACAGGCGCTGCCACGCTGGCCCACCGCAGGCTCACGGAGCTGTCGGGCGGCGAGCTGCAAAGGGTGCTGCTGGCCCGTGCGCTGGCCCAGCAAAGCCCGCTCTTGCTGCTGGACGAACTGGCCGCGGGCCTCGACTGGGCGCGCATGGTCGAGCTGTTTGACCTGCTTGAGCGCCGCCGAGCTGCCGGGGCCTGTGTGCTCATGGCTGTGCACGACTGCAACCTGGCGGCGCTGTATGCCACGCGCCTTATGGGCCTCAAGGACGGCAATCTGGTTTTTGACGGTCCGGTGGCAAGGGTTTTTACAGAGGAGAACCTTGGTGAGCTTTACAACATTCCCATCAGCATATTGCCCCACCCCCGGTTTGGGTTGCCTCAAGCCCTGCTTGCCAGTGCCTGCGGGCCATGGCGGGCTGCGGCTGACTGCATTGCCGATGGTGCAAACCGTGCTGCTGGCACTGATGACGTTGTGCCTGACCCTGACGACGGGCGTGCGGATCGCCAGCGCTGA
- a CDS encoding iron ABC transporter permease yields MTTTTASSPSSFPQSRRLWPVFAGLVLLWLASLPLACLPGPVNLSAASVFRALGALVGLAPAPEDPALGTVVVSIRLARVCLAALCGGALAMAGAALQGVLRNPLADPFTLGISAGAACGASMAIALGGPLVALLGGLPGLAGFSHAGLVAPAALVGALAALGGALWLGRGDGAFSRESVILAGIAVAAFLGALVALVKALNEESVTSIVFWIMGSFQGRGWNSMPLLLATTVPGLLITALGWRKLDVLALGDEQAAQAGLDVGRARLWLLAGASCMTAGCVAVAGVIGFVGLIVPHVLRLLLGWGHGTLLAAAFFGGGVLLVWADVLARCVLSGGQELPVGVVTALLGGPFFALLVRRR; encoded by the coding sequence ATGACCACTACCACCGCATCTTCTCCCTCCTCCTTCCCGCAGTCCCGCAGGCTGTGGCCGGTTTTTGCCGGTCTGGTGCTGCTGTGGCTGGCCTCGTTGCCGCTGGCCTGTTTGCCGGGGCCTGTAAATTTGAGTGCTGCAAGCGTGTTTCGTGCGTTGGGGGCACTGGTGGGGCTTGCGCCTGCGCCCGAAGACCCCGCTCTGGGCACGGTTGTGGTGAGCATACGGCTGGCCCGTGTGTGCCTGGCCGCCCTGTGCGGCGGCGCACTGGCCATGGCCGGGGCTGCCTTGCAGGGCGTGTTGCGTAATCCGCTGGCCGACCCCTTTACCCTGGGCATTTCTGCCGGGGCCGCCTGTGGGGCCAGCATGGCCATTGCCCTTGGCGGGCCGCTGGTGGCCCTGCTTGGTGGTTTGCCAGGGCTGGCCGGGTTCAGTCATGCGGGGCTGGTGGCCCCAGCCGCGCTGGTGGGTGCGCTGGCGGCTCTTGGCGGGGCGCTGTGGCTGGGGCGTGGCGACGGTGCGTTCAGCCGGGAGAGTGTCATTCTGGCTGGCATAGCGGTGGCGGCCTTTCTGGGTGCCCTGGTGGCGCTGGTAAAGGCCCTCAATGAAGAGTCTGTGACCAGCATCGTGTTCTGGATCATGGGGTCGTTTCAAGGACGGGGCTGGAACAGCATGCCCCTGCTGCTTGCGACAACCGTGCCGGGCCTGCTGATTACAGCCCTTGGCTGGCGAAAGCTGGACGTACTTGCTCTGGGCGACGAACAGGCGGCGCAGGCAGGCCTTGATGTGGGCCGCGCCCGCCTGTGGCTGCTGGCCGGGGCCAGCTGCATGACTGCTGGCTGCGTGGCAGTGGCCGGGGTTATCGGTTTTGTGGGGCTGATTGTGCCGCACGTGCTGCGCCTTTTGCTGGGCTGGGGCCACGGCACCCTACTGGCGGCGGCGTTTTTTGGCGGCGGCGTGCTGTTGGTCTGGGCCGATGTGCTGGCCCGCTGCGTGCTTTCTGGCGGTCAGGAACTGCCCGTGGGCGTTGTGACAGCCCTGCTTGGCGGGCCGTTTTTTGCCCTGCTGGTGCGGAGGCGCTGA
- a CDS encoding polyphenol oxidase family protein, with translation MSVSYIPFEFPGVSQVGCVFQTRGGGVSLGEYGGGNIAFTVQDNPDHVIANRRSLLESLRPQGMIEWAELMQVHGDVMAFEPEAVPCEVAVTAEGDGMGTSRPGLGLLIKTADCQPILIAHKSGKHIAAMHAGWRGNRCDFPVTGVARFCERYGLDPRDLLAVRGPSLGPGKAEFVNFDREWGDPYLPWFDASSKTMDLWGLTRHQLEQAGLLPRNIYGLDICTASNNGQFFSYRCARQSGRQASLLWIKA, from the coding sequence GTGTCTGTAAGTTATATTCCTTTTGAGTTTCCCGGTGTGTCACAGGTTGGCTGTGTCTTTCAGACCCGTGGCGGTGGCGTGAGCCTTGGTGAATACGGCGGCGGCAATATTGCCTTTACCGTGCAGGACAACCCAGACCACGTTATTGCCAACCGTCGCAGTCTGCTTGAAAGCCTGCGCCCGCAGGGCATGATCGAATGGGCCGAGCTTATGCAGGTTCACGGTGATGTCATGGCCTTTGAACCAGAGGCTGTACCCTGCGAGGTAGCCGTTACCGCAGAGGGTGACGGCATGGGCACCTCGCGGCCCGGGCTTGGTCTGCTTATCAAGACCGCCGACTGCCAGCCCATATTGATTGCGCACAAGAGTGGCAAACACATTGCCGCCATGCATGCGGGCTGGCGCGGCAACCGGTGCGACTTTCCCGTCACGGGTGTTGCGCGGTTCTGCGAGCGCTACGGACTTGACCCGCGCGACCTTCTGGCCGTGCGCGGCCCAAGTCTTGGCCCCGGCAAGGCGGAATTTGTCAATTTCGACAGGGAGTGGGGCGATCCCTACCTGCCCTGGTTTGATGCCAGCAGTAAGACCATGGATTTGTGGGGCCTTACGCGGCATCAACTGGAACAGGCCGGATTGCTGCCGCGCAATATCTACGGGCTCGACATCTGTACCGCCAGCAACAACGGGCAGTTCTTTTCGTACCGCTGTGCCCGGCAGTCGGGCCGTCAGGCCAGTCTGCTGTGGATAAAGGCCTGA
- a CDS encoding 5-formyltetrahydrofolate cyclo-ligase, with protein sequence MSTTPQTPGVSTAMAALPEETAQARIDVRRTMRRLRAEQPPELAQSRSAAAQKRLLDCPLWCQARSVALYVGVRGELATNELLQAAWQDKKVVWLPRVRTEAPGLMDFVACGGMHELRPGPLGLLEPVDSLPGVGPEAANTHSAESGQAVESAFAPDLALLPGVAFDFEGGRLGYGGGYYDRFLEKALNCPRVGLCFEFQLVPSLPLAPWDQRVNYICTEERILCL encoded by the coding sequence GTGTCCACCACTCCGCAAACCCCCGGTGTTTCCACGGCCATGGCAGCGCTGCCAGAAGAAACCGCACAGGCCAGGATTGACGTGCGCCGCACCATGCGCCGCCTGCGCGCGGAGCAGCCGCCAGAGCTGGCCCAAAGCCGCAGCGCTGCAGCCCAGAAACGTCTGCTGGATTGCCCCCTGTGGTGTCAGGCCCGCTCCGTGGCACTGTATGTGGGAGTGAGGGGCGAACTTGCCACCAATGAGCTGTTGCAGGCGGCCTGGCAGGATAAAAAGGTGGTGTGGCTGCCGCGCGTGCGGACAGAAGCACCGGGGCTCATGGATTTTGTGGCCTGCGGCGGCATGCATGAGCTTCGACCCGGCCCCCTTGGTCTGCTTGAACCAGTGGACAGCCTGCCCGGTGTGGGGCCGGAAGCGGCAAATACCCACAGCGCAGAATCGGGGCAAGCTGTAGAATCAGCCTTTGCGCCCGACCTTGCCCTGCTGCCCGGCGTTGCCTTTGATTTTGAAGGCGGGCGGCTGGGATACGGCGGCGGCTACTACGACCGCTTTCTGGAAAAAGCCCTCAACTGCCCTCGCGTGGGGCTGTGCTTCGAGTTTCAGCTGGTACCATCCCTGCCCCTGGCCCCATGGGACCAGCGGGTCAACTACATATGCACTGAAGAGCGTATACTGTGTCTGTAA